The DNA segment GAAAGTAAGGAACTTAACCTAACAAGCACCAATCTAGTTTGGGTGCTACAAACTGACAACTAACTTAGTCACTAAAAGAGAACACACAGTAAGAATTGGTGGCATTGGGAGAACATGTTgataagaataaaaaataaatatttgaaagGCAAAGATAATCCAGAAACACATTCCTAGTCTTCTGCCATGGATTCAGCCATTGCCTTCCGCTCTCGAGCCATTAGGCGTTTTGTTCTTTCATATTCCATCATGTTATGTTTGAtgctgaataaaaacaaattcagtGGATGCTAATTTACTCGAATATAAAGGGACTGGATCCACTAATTATTACTTAAGTGATTCAAAGTAGGTAATAATCGTGAAAGGTAAAGGCATAAACACAAGTTATTGGGGGACACATGAAGTTAAGTATGAGTCAATGAGTTTTCACTGTAACTTCAACACCAAAACATTCCTATTTAAAGCCAAATaatgtttagaaaaaaagACTTACTCATCTACATTGCAGTGCTTATAGTCGTGCAGTACGCCATCACAACGTGACAATTCTGGGAACCATTctcttttacattttaaatagCCCAACCATAAATGGGCACAGTAATCCCTTCTTTCTCTCGGCACCCTTGCCCGATCCATTTCTTCAGAGGTAACTTTCATTTCTGCcataaatcattaaaatcTTTAACTTCTGTTAGTAAAGTGTTTATTATAAAGTtcataattatatatttacaGTATAAAGTTTATTCTTGAAATTATCTTGTATGGAACCAAAGATATGTAGATAATTTTTGTAGCATTCACTCGCAAAGTTATATATGTATAGAAGCCAGAGATGGGTAACcgctgttttaaaaaacaacgtTGCTCACACTCTCGCTacccaaataaaaaaaagtgtCGCGTGTGCTTTCGCTTTTATCTCAAAAAAGGGCATGCTTGTTTTGCCGCTCACGCTCTTTTCagtgattaaaaaaaattttcactccGGTGCATTTTCAAAAACCAATCGCATTTGACAAATTTGTATGTTGCAAGTTTGCATTGCAAAACACAAGTGTCTAACTGTAGCTTAATAATtgcttatttttgttattaatgtTAGGAAATTTCATGAACTCTGATGTTGGTAATACCTGTCACAAATAACAGACAAGTAAGAACCGTCTAAAATTGTACACGCCGacattaaacaatttattatttttcacttttaaagcatcggttaaattataaaaataatgacTACGTGAAGCAAATTATGACACTATGATGACAACTCTGTGTGAACCTCTCTATCATGGACTGGTCATTATTATCAGcttaaaaaacaaagcatttatATCAAACAATCATGAGTGAATGAACAACCTTTAAAAAGAGCACATTTGTGGTTACGTTTCTGTTCTTCAAGAAAAGAGCGTCGCTCTAGAGATCACTCAAAAAAATACAAGCGCGCTTGTACCCAGCTCTGAAAGAAGCTAGTATACACACTATACAGGTTATTAACAAAATTCCTTTATAAAACTAcacaaatttctttcaaaatttcacaaaGCGACCACCATAGCAACAAAactataaatattaaaataagaCTGACAAGTATGCCAGAGTCATGCTATAGcaaaaactgtttgttttgaattgGATTGCTTAACACACCTGAAAAAGAAAGTTTATGTTtccgaaagctcgtgtagaaaaatcaaaaataaagttaacctcaAGAGTACCATCCTAtatattgcttttattttactatatataTACCGGGTTAACATGATTCGGCCACCATTAACACTGAATGTTTTGGAAGGTTTAAGCAATTTAGCAAAGATTGGGGTacaaaatgaagtaaaattgaTGAAAAAGTTGCTATAATTTAAGCTAAATTTCTCAAAGCTTCTGAAAGTGTGTTTTCTTATACTCAAGCAACAGAATTTGAATTGATTAGGTTCAACATAACTTCAATAGTTCTGTCAAAGCAATAAGTTCGCGAATATTTACCGTACCATATATACAACAATACATTGTCTTGTGgttttttctaaaatgtttgattgttttgcgattgttgaaaatatttatttgaggAAATTAATATGGGCGCCTGCTTccctattttttattaatttcacCCATTTTACTTCTGAAAACATAAAGAATCAGTTTGCCAAACAGTGTTTGCCAGTATAGTTATTTAACTACGGATATAAAAGTTTGATAATTAAGTTTTCATATGTTTATATAATATGGTACTTTCTAAATATGCTGTAGCTTGTACTCTTTTTATAAACATATGGTATTAGTAGACGAAGGAGATTTTACTgtagttaaaatataatacagaTATATAAACCGGTATATGAAATTCAGATATTAATTTCATATTTGTGTGAGGCATAAAACCTGAGATTCCACTTTAAACTGCAGAATTCTACAAATCTTATTATAACGAATTATGCCGCTTCATTGAATTGGAAGTAGCAACGACAAAATACTCTACCAGAAACAAACAATACCTCGAACTGGTCTTGTATGATCTTCAAACTTCTCATATATTTGCTTGTTCTGCAAAGGCTCAGCATTAATATCACTGTATCTTGATATTCCAGGACCCATTCTTACAGAATACCTGATACTGCAAACTCTGGTAAGTAtttgaagcaaataaaaaagatgCATTTGTAATTATTCGATGTATTTTGTGACAATTAGACCAGCTAACgtgcaaattaatttatttttttacactAGCAGAACTACATAAAAAGTTCTTTctttttatcataaatcaGGAACAAGTTTTTCAGgtataaaaaaattggttgaGGCATAAGCCCCCAAGttccagattggaaagtttgatAAGTGCGTGTATGATATGGTAGCTATTGTTTCATTGTGTTGGTGGGGGAATTTTCCAATTATAAAGcgcaaattttaactttccaatctggagCAGGATAGTGCTGTAGTATTAGGGATGGGTTTCCCCGCCCCTATGAGTGTGCAACTCCTGTAAAGTTAAGTGTtgataatttttaaacataattttaaaccAGTACGCTCCCAGCCTGGATCAGGTGGGAACCACTGACTGGTTCCCAGAACAAAATTTAGGGGGCCATAAACTGGGAGTAAATGCACGAAAAATCCAATAAAATAATCTTATCCCATGTGTGATAACTGATAACCTTATTTCTTTATTACCGGTTTGGGCAAAATATCATGATAGCATTATTACAGTACCTTTGCATTCAAATGAAACACTCAATAGTGACGTCAGAACTGCATTTGTTAATTGATACAAGCTGGGTTAGCATCTTTCTGCACACTtgagtttttcaaaaaaaaacaaagtaacgttgtagtttaaatttttcttcaccCAAATGTTCGTTTGAATGGTATATGATCTCACGCTGTaactttgcgtttgtggtaCCTACCAGAGCGAGACGCCATGCACAACATTGTGTTCTGCAGCTACTTACTTGCTGCTATCAGTTTAAAAAGAAACCAAAAACGCAAAGTCTACTCAGCTTAACGTTTATATTTGCCAATGAGTGGATTActttttgaatattttcaagTGGCATGCAAGTTCGATTACTACAATGCTTTGCCCAAGACACAAAGTAACAATATTATCTTAGCAGAAAGAAGGTCACAAGCCaaattgtgaaaaatgttgttgttgttagatttctatggcttaagtcgtgcaaagacatagaaaatatataaacacaTACATAAAATGTGCAAAGAccttcctcagtccgaggataaacattatcataccaaattttaataaaagaaactaTTAAGAGAAATATCAATCAGATTACAAGTATAGATTATAAAGTTgctttatttaattttaaataaacaaattagtACAGATTAGATAAATTTAGTGTTGTTACTTCCAAGCCTTTGTAAGTTAGTGTTGTTACTTCCAAGCCTTTGTAAGTTAGTGTTGTTACTTTTTCTACGCACTCCCGCAGACTAATGTTGTCCTTTCTAGGTTTTCCTGAACCT comes from the Clavelina lepadiformis chromosome 5, kaClaLepa1.1, whole genome shotgun sequence genome and includes:
- the LOC143459961 gene encoding NADH dehydrogenase [ubiquinone] 1 beta subcomplex subunit 7-like encodes the protein MHLFYLLQILTRVCSIRYSVRMGPGISRYSDINAEPLQNKQIYEKFEDHTRPVREMKVTSEEMDRARVPRERRDYCAHLWLGYLKCKREWFPELSRCDGVLHDYKHCNVDDIKHNMMEYERTKRLMARERKAMAESMAED